A genomic segment from Lentisphaera araneosa HTCC2155 encodes:
- a CDS encoding sulfatase family protein: MMKYLFIILALFANTMLAADKGPNIIFILTDDQKYDAMGFMGHYPFLKTPNIDRIRNEGVHFKNSFVTLSMCAPARAGFLTGTYPQVNGVCTNVEGREFNQNKTPSFPLLLQRAGYETGFFGKWHLDHSNKPRLGFDRWVSFSGQGKYNGNDLNIDGKLVHNPGYITDELTDYALDFIDKNSDKPFCVYLSHKAVHQPFTPAKRHSSLYKGETVPKKESFFDNLKDKPKWQRVNLPPEKLYRLRYNNTHETPAVKTPRPYTKENGSHPHTKDYLRAIAAVDEGIGKIYALLENKKILDNTVIIFAGDNGYLLGEHQRGDKRVHYNESMRIPLIMRYPAKIPADSTLDQMVLNIDVAPTILDIAGVKAPEIMQGESCMPLFDKSKKTPWRDAYLFTYWRDLIPTLPRIVAVRTDRYVYTTYPDIDDVNELYDLENDPHEMRNLATSPEHAEIVKAMEQKIEELKKETKYKKIVPRPRPEPQWGVQEGLICDLEFKQGLNSKDQSVIANKVKINNGQIVDGLNAKALRFGDDTSVSFSWHKEVTPDKGSYVIETLVRPSSDGVICAQGNDYRGLMLFIEDGCPGLMMKEYKFRMQFIDAQKSFMNQWVHLVAHVEQYHNKISFWVNGKRIAKEQMMWPIHGVHKGIGGLTLGADPSGKIDPKEISPLKFHGDMQYFKIYRQKDLSSIVAKAQKLALNYQNGKERIQK; encoded by the coding sequence ATGATGAAGTATTTATTTATAATTTTAGCGCTTTTCGCAAACACTATGCTGGCGGCAGACAAAGGTCCCAACATTATTTTTATTTTAACCGATGATCAAAAATACGATGCTATGGGCTTTATGGGCCATTATCCCTTTTTGAAAACGCCAAATATTGATCGTATTCGCAATGAGGGTGTGCATTTTAAAAATAGCTTTGTAACTCTTTCCATGTGTGCACCTGCACGAGCGGGATTTTTGACTGGTACTTATCCACAAGTCAATGGTGTGTGCACCAATGTGGAAGGACGCGAATTTAATCAAAATAAGACTCCGTCTTTCCCACTTTTACTTCAGCGAGCAGGCTATGAAACAGGATTTTTTGGTAAGTGGCATTTGGATCACAGTAATAAACCTCGCTTGGGTTTTGATCGTTGGGTTTCGTTTTCAGGTCAGGGCAAATATAATGGCAATGATCTAAATATAGATGGTAAACTTGTCCATAACCCTGGTTATATTACTGATGAGTTAACAGACTATGCTTTGGACTTTATAGACAAGAATTCTGATAAGCCCTTTTGTGTCTATTTATCTCACAAGGCCGTGCATCAACCCTTTACACCGGCAAAACGTCACTCGTCTTTGTACAAAGGTGAAACAGTCCCCAAGAAAGAGAGTTTCTTTGATAATTTAAAGGATAAACCCAAGTGGCAGCGGGTCAATCTACCACCGGAAAAGCTGTATCGTTTGAGGTATAATAATACTCACGAAACTCCTGCAGTTAAGACCCCACGTCCTTACACCAAAGAAAATGGCTCACACCCCCACACTAAAGATTATCTCCGTGCTATTGCTGCAGTTGATGAGGGGATTGGAAAAATTTATGCACTTCTTGAGAACAAGAAGATATTAGATAATACAGTCATTATTTTTGCTGGTGATAATGGTTACCTTCTCGGTGAGCACCAACGAGGTGATAAACGAGTCCATTATAATGAGTCCATGCGCATCCCGCTAATTATGCGTTATCCCGCAAAAATACCGGCAGATTCTACCCTTGATCAAATGGTTCTCAATATTGATGTGGCGCCAACAATTCTCGATATTGCCGGAGTGAAAGCACCTGAAATTATGCAGGGTGAATCCTGTATGCCCCTTTTTGATAAGAGTAAAAAAACGCCTTGGCGAGATGCTTACCTCTTTACTTACTGGCGCGATCTTATTCCCACATTGCCGCGCATTGTTGCGGTTCGTACGGATCGTTATGTCTACACGACTTACCCTGATATAGATGATGTGAACGAACTCTATGATTTAGAAAATGATCCCCATGAAATGAGGAATTTAGCCACATCTCCCGAACATGCGGAGATTGTTAAAGCTATGGAACAAAAGATAGAAGAATTAAAGAAAGAGACCAAGTACAAGAAAATCGTTCCTAGGCCTCGGCCAGAACCCCAATGGGGAGTGCAGGAAGGCCTAATTTGTGACCTTGAGTTTAAGCAGGGCTTAAATTCAAAAGATCAGTCAGTTATTGCTAACAAAGTCAAAATCAATAATGGCCAAATTGTCGATGGCTTAAATGCTAAGGCTTTGCGTTTTGGCGATGATACATCAGTCAGTTTTTCCTGGCATAAAGAAGTAACGCCTGATAAGGGCAGTTATGTGATCGAGACTCTAGTGCGCCCCAGTTCAGATGGGGTGATTTGCGCACAAGGCAATGATTATCGTGGTCTAATGTTATTCATTGAGGATGGTTGTCCCGGTTTGATGATGAAGGAATACAAGTTTCGCATGCAATTTATCGATGCCCAAAAGTCATTTATGAATCAATGGGTTCACCTTGTGGCTCATGTGGAGCAATACCACAACAAAATTTCCTTTTGGGTCAATGGAAAACGCATTGCCAAAGAACAAATGATGTGGCCGATTCACGGTGTCCATAAGGGGATTGGTGGTTTGACTTTAGGAGCTGATCCATCTGGTAAAATTGATCCTAAAGAAATTTCTCCTCTTAAATTTCATGGCGACATGCAATATTTTAAGATTTATCGTCAAAAAGACTTGAGTTCAATTGTGGCCAAGGCCCAAAAACTGGCTCTTAACTATCAAAATGGTAAGGAACGTATTCAAAAATGA